In one window of Lampris incognitus isolate fLamInc1 unplaced genomic scaffold, fLamInc1.hap2 scaffold_212, whole genome shotgun sequence DNA:
- the LOC130133018 gene encoding vimentin A2-like has product RHEADQAAIARAELEKRVESLLEELAFLKKLHEGEVAELQSQAQFGTQVAVESEAATPDLSGALRDIRAQYERLAARNMQSAEEWFRGKVGSLTESVAQHTDAIRSSKDEAGEYRRQLQARLLEIDACRGLNESLEKQLHEIEEKQIAEIATMQETIAELEKELRGTKQEMACYLKEYQDLLNVKMALDIEIAAYRKLLEGEESRFNVGVSSMYSHALSAPPSFTRPVFSSLTSSSPYLMTSRFLSSTFTTTEEVISSSQAQKAEATPAEEEEEEAVEEEEEEAKKEEEEEEEEEEKGEEAGDEKEEEQEEEAEEEGEDKEKGDEEKEDVEEAKTGEEGGDEGEDNGNAAEAAEDEKEEEEVTEGKEEAEEKEEKEEGSDDKDEREKEEEKGAEGKSEEKTDAAADPKTEEKGDEEKDDKAGAKEGRDEGKAAKGEA; this is encoded by the exons CGCCACgaggctgaccaggccgccataGCTAGGGCTGAGCTGGAGAAGAGGGTGGAGAGCCTCCTGGAGGAGCTGGCCTTCCTCAAGAAGCTCCACGAGGGCGAGGTGGCTGAGCTCCAATCCCAGGCTCAGTTCGGGACCCAGGTGGCGGTCGAGTCTGAGGCCGCCACGCCAGACCTCTCCGGGGCTCTGAGGGACATCCGGGCCCAGTACGAGAGGCTGGCAGCGAGGAACATGCAGTCAGCTGAGGAGTGGTTCAGAGGAAAGGTGGGCTCCCTGACCGAGAGTGTGGCTCAGCACACCGACGCCATAAGGAGCTCCAAGGACGAAGCAGGAGAGTACCGGCGTCAGCTCCAGGCCCGTCTGTTGGAGATCGATGCGTGCAGAGGCCTCAACGAGTCCCTGGAGAAGCAGCTACATGAGATAGAAGAGAAGCAGATTGCTGAGATCGCCACCATGCAG GAAACCATTGCAGAGCTGGAGAAGGAGCTAAGGGGCACCAAGCAGGAAATGGCCTGCTACTTAAAGGAGTACCAAGACCTCCTCAATGTCAAAATGGCTTTGGACATTGAAATTGCTGCATACAG GAAGTTACTGGAAGGGGAGGAGTCTCGCTTTAATGTGGGCGTGTCCAGCATGTACAGCCACGCCTTGTCAGCCCCGCCCTCCTTCACTCGGCCGGTCTTCTCCAGCCTGACCTCCAGTTCCCCCTATTTGATGACGTCCCGCTTCCTCAGCTCCACCTTCACAACTACGGAGGAGGTGATCTCATCCAGCCAGGCCCAGAAGGCAGAGGCTACCCCagccgaagaggaggaagaggaggcagtggaggaggaggaggaagaggcaaaaaaggaggaggaggaggaggaggaggaggaagagaagggagaGGAAGCAGGAGACGAGAaagaggaggaacaggaggaggaagcggaggaagagggagaagatAAGGAAAAGGGAGATGAGGAGAAGGAAGATGTGGAGGAAGCCAAGACAGGAGAAGAAG GCGGCGATGAGGGCGAGGACAACGGCAACGCTGCAGAAGCAGCTgaggacgagaaagaagaagaagaggtgacCGAGGGCAAGGAGGAAGCGGAGgagaaggaagaaaaagaagagggctctgatgacaaagacgagagggagaaagaggaggagaagggagCAGAAGGAAAGAGCGAGGAGAAAACGGATGCCGCAGCTGACCCCAAGACGGAGGAAAAGGGCGACGAGGAAAAGGATGACAAAGCTGGTGCCAAAGAAGGGAGGGATGAAGGGAAAGCGGCCAAAGGCGAGGCGTAG
- the nefma gene encoding neurofilament, medium polypeptide a, which yields MSYSVDSAIGSPFRRVMDGRTTNYSYSRSGGTPSSGYRSQSWSRASPGSTMTTSYKRSANVPVSRAYSSTVLSSADSVDYNQTSLLNGDYKRSNEKEQLQGLNDRFAVYIDKVHYLEQQNKQIEDEIQTLRQKQVSRSQLGDLYDQELQELRGMLEQIHHDKAQIQLDTDHIEEDIQRLRERLDEEARIREETEAIIRVLKKDMGDSELVKSELEKKVQSLQDEIAFIRNNHEEEVNDLIAQVQASQISMERKDFQKTDITEALREIRSELEGHSNQNLQQVENWFMCRYAKLTEAAEQNKDAIKSARDEISDYRRQLQSKTVELESVRGTRESLERQLNDIEDRHNGDLASLQETIHQLDNELKSTKWEMARHLREYQDLLNVKMALDIEIAAYRKLLEGEETHFSTFPYRQAVTSSKISKPKFETPKLKVQHKFVEEIIEETRVEDEKTDMDDALAEIAQELSAKLGDGGDQEEDEGEEAGEADEVEAEGEEGGEVEEEAVEATEAKVSASAPVEEEEEGDEKGGDEDQEEEGEGGEEGEKDEEGEDKEGEEEGGEDEEEVEETVLCSKAPESKASPDKEKAGDKEVSGGEEEAGDKEEGGDQDEDAGSDKESKSGDEKGDEGKEDVSKGKLIESPKEEKKEKDEEAEDKSDKDKETVAKTETQSPKLGSPKSESPKPSSPKAESPKTESPKLGSPKAESPKSESPKPSSPKAESPKTESPKVESPKAESPKTESAKSEAPKADSLKGAEEKQEKSDSTEEKTVEKKDIAMNGDLDKSEDDKAKQEETKEVDIITNGVDESPAKEDPSQKVVITKTVETITTGEDGAKHVTKSVTVTETVKEVDEVVQEKMVSSKKTEKHSTQSITQVTETE from the exons ATGAGTTACTCGGTGGACTCCGCGATCGGGAGCCCCTTTCGGAGAGTCATGGATGGCAGGACGACCAACTACAGCTACAGCCGCTCCGGCGGGACCCCCTCCAGCGGATACCGCTCCCAGTCTTGGTCCAGGGCTAGCCCGGGCTCCACGATGACCACCTCCTACAAGAGGAGCGCGAACGTGCCCGTCTCCAGAGCCTACAGCTCCACGGTGCTCAGCTCCGCCGACAGCGTTGACTACAACCAGACCTCCCTCCTTAACGGAGACTACAAGCGCTCCAACGAGAAGGAGCAACTCCAAGGGCTGAACGACCGCTTCGCCGTTTACATCGACAAGGTGCATTACCTGGAGCAGCAGAACAAACAGATCGAGGATGAGATCCAGACGCTGCGGCAGAAACAGGTGTCCCGCTCCCAGCTGGGTGACCTCTATGACCAGGAGCTGCAGGAGCTCCGCGGCATGCTGGAGCAGATCCACCACGACAAGGCGCAGATCCAGCTCGATACCGACCACATCGAGGAGGATATCCAGCGGTTGCGGGAGCGCCTCGACGAGGAGGCCCGCATCCGCGAGGAGACGGAGGCCATCATCCGCGTCCTGAAGAAGGACATGGGCGACTCGGAGCTGGTCAAGTCCGAGCTGGAGAAGAAAGTTCAGTCCCTGCAGGACGAGATCGCCTTCATCCGCAACAACCACGAGGAGGAGGTGAACGACCTGATTGCCCAGGTGCAGGCGTCACAGATCAGCATGGAGAGGAAGGACTTCCAGAAAACAGACATCACCGAGGCTCTCCGGGAGATCCGCTCGGAGCTGGAGGGTCACTCCAACCAgaacctgcagcaggtggagaacTGGTTCATGTGCCGCTACGCGAAGCTGACGGAGGCTGCGGAGCAGAACAAGGACGCCATAAAGTCTGCGCGGGACGAGATCTCAGACTACCGCCGCCAGCTGCAGTCCAAGACGGTGGAGCTGGAGTCCGTCCGCGGCACCAGAGAATCGCTGGAGAGACAGCTGAATGACATCGAGGACCGCCACAACGGCGACCTGGCCAGTCTGCAG GAAACCATTCACCAGCTGGACAATGAGCTCAAGAGCACCAAGTGGGAGATGGCGCGTCATCTGCGTGAGTACCAGGACCTGCTCAATGTCAAGATGGCCTTGGACATTGAGATTGCTGCATACAG GAAACTCCTTGAGGGAGAGGAGACCCACTTCAGCACTTTTCCCTACCGCCAGGCTGTCACCTCCTCCAAGATTTCCAAACCAAAATTTGAAACTCCCAAGCTGAAGGTGCAGCACAAGTTTGTGGAGGAGATCATCGAGGAGACCCGGGTGGAGGATGAAAAGACCGACATGGATGACGCCTTAGCCGAGATCGCCCAGGAGCTGTCTGCCAAACTGGGAGATGGAGGGGATCAAGAAGAAGATGAGGGAGAGGAGGCTGGAGAGGCAGATGAGGTAGAGGCCGAAGGCGAAGAGGGAGGCGAGGTAGAGGAGGAAGCCGTAGAAGCCACTGAAGCAAAAGTTAGTGCCAGCGCACCTgtcgaggaagaggaagagggcgACGAAAAGGGGGGTGATGAAGATcaggaggaagagggagaaggcGGCGAGGAGGGAGAAAAGGATGAAGAAGGTGAG GACaaagagggagaagaggaaggaggagaggaCGAGGAGGAAGTTGAGGAGACAGTTTTGTGCTCCAAAGCCCCAGAGTCAAAAGCCTCTCCCGACAAAGAGAAGGCAGGGGACAAGGAGGTCagtggaggagaagaggaggcagGTGACAAAGAGGAGGGAGGTGATCAGGACGAAGATGCAGGTAGTGACAAAGAATCCAAAAGTGGAGACGAGAAGGGGGATGAGGGAAAGGAGGATGTCAGCAAGGGTAAACTGATAGAAAGCCcaaaagaggaaaagaaggagAAAGATGAGGAAGCGGAGGACAAATCAGATAAAGACAAGGAAACTGTGGCCAAGACTGAG ACACAGTCCCCGAAACTAGGATCCCCCAAATCTGAATCTCCCAAACCCAGCTCCCCAAAAGCTGAGTCTCCCAAGACGGAGTCCCCAAAACTAGGATCCCCCAAAGCTGAGTCTCCTAAGTCCGAGTCGCCAAAACCCAGCTCCCCAAAAGCTGAATCTCCTAAGACAGAGTCCCCAAAAGTAGAATCCCCCAAAGCTGAGTCCCCAAAGACCGAGTCTGCCAAATCCGAGGCTCCGAAGGCTGATTCTCTCAAGGGTGCAGAGGAGAAGCAGGAGAAGAGTGATTCGACCGAGGAGAAAACGGTCGAGAAGAAGGACATCGCCATGAACGGGGACTTGGACAAGAGCGAGGATGACAAGGCAAAGCAAGAGGAGACCAAGGAGGTAGACATTATCACCAATGGCGTGGATGAAAGCCCCGCCAAGGAGGATCCCAGCCAGAAGGTGGTGATCACCAAGACGGTGGAGACCATCACCACTGGGGAAGATGGGGCCAAGCACGTCACCAAGTCCGTCACTGTTACCGAAACCGTGAAGGAGGTGGACGAGGTGGTGCAGGAGAAGATGGTGTCCTCCAAGAAGACGGAAAAGCACTCTACCCAGTCCATCACGCAGGTGACAGAAACCGAGTGA